In Meleagris gallopavo isolate NT-WF06-2002-E0010 breed Aviagen turkey brand Nicholas breeding stock chromosome 3, Turkey_5.1, whole genome shotgun sequence, one DNA window encodes the following:
- the LOC104910283 gene encoding piezo-type mechanosensitive ion channel component 2-like, with protein MAFKVYFPFLQLQAALQFLEGYGKEDITLADLEGNSNSLWTISPPSREKMIQGLLDFSAEFTVVLSWSIQRNLTLGAKAEIASDKLTFGLPEKTRREIATMMSGKPLEKVTLETVYPYYIKAPSDSLAKPIKQLLTDCRWENITVSLVKNVSEEGVREWWVLNQLGKRYKTSEESLELFIFSDKVSPPSLGFLAGYGIMGLYASVVLVIGKFVREFFSGISHSIMFEELPNVDRILKLCTDIFLVRETGELELEEDLYAKLIFLYRSPETMIKWTREKTN; from the exons ATGGcatttaaagtttattttccttttctgcaacTACAGGCTGCTTTGCAGTTTTTAGAGGGCTATGGAAAAGAAGATATAACCCTTGCAGATCTAGAAGGGAATTCAAACTCCTTATGGACCATCAGCCCTCCCAGTAGAGAGAAAATGATACAGGGACTGCTGGATTTTTCAGCTGAGTTCACTGTAGTACTTTCGTGGAGCATTCAAAG AAATCTCACTCTTGGTGCCAAAGCAGAAATAGCATCAGATAAACTTACGTTTGGCCTACCAGAGAAAACCAGAAGAGAGATTGCTACAATGATGTCTGGAAAGCCATTGGAAAAGGT aacattAGAAACTGTGTATCCGTACTACATCAAGGCTCCTAGTGATTCTCTGGCAAAACCCATAAAGCAGCTATTGACAG ACTGCAGATGGGAAAATATTACAGTTTCCCTGgtcaaaaatgtttctgaagaggGAGTTCGTGAGTGGTGGGTTTTGAACCAGCTTGGGAAAAGATACAAAACGTCTGAAGAGAGCCTTGAACTCTTCATATTCAGTGATAAAGTCAGTCCTCCAAGCCTTGGATTCTTGGCTGGATATGG catcATGGGACTGTACGCATCAGTCGTCCTGGTGATAGGGAAGTTCGTCCGTGAGTTTTTCAGTGGGATCTCTCACTCCATCATGTTTGAGGAGCTACCTAATGTAGACCGAATCTTGAAGTTGTGTACTGACATTTTCTTAGTACGAGAGACTGGAGAACTGGAACTAGAAGAAGACCTGTACGCCAAACTGATCTTCCTGTATCGCTCACCAGAGACTATGATCAAGTGGACTAGGGAAAAAACTAATTGA